Proteins encoded by one window of Deinococcus sp. YIM 77859:
- a CDS encoding recombinase family protein: MTSPLPAAIYLRVSGKHQAEGRFGLAAQEHECRAYAARVGLRVARVYVDVISGARDERAQFTQLLADAAGYSVVILGVQDRLARDVPLSYAMLGALQRAGLRVHSALEGPLDLEDDGHALNFGIRAVIADQERRRITARMYGGKLAKVRDRGQPVAPIRAYGWKDGAPDPETGARVAWIFEQVERRGLNQVLDELERLGVPSPTGRPRWGKTALLNLIRNPLYRGEYGYGRKGERLTLAVPALVTPEQWARTNAAVARRFKGSGRAGTLAHIYHLQGVARCGECGSTMSAHSPTPRDGAVRHRYYHCRGTLKIAGRRCEHRRSYPIDVLHQVVAEGLAVLLSEPKLLAEAVARGVHERPGSGPGRVATELARLDAEWERWKGALRAGAITPEELAAERRRIDAARAALSTVEAPTPLDVETWVARTTRAVADLPLGEALRVAGIGVRVHAGGAVEFVVTP; this comes from the coding sequence ATGACCTCTCCCCTCCCCGCCGCCATCTACCTGCGCGTGTCGGGCAAGCACCAGGCCGAGGGCCGCTTTGGGCTGGCCGCCCAGGAGCACGAGTGCCGGGCGTATGCGGCGCGTGTGGGCCTGCGGGTGGCGCGGGTGTACGTGGACGTGATCAGCGGGGCGCGCGACGAGCGGGCACAGTTCACGCAGCTCCTCGCGGACGCGGCGGGGTACTCGGTGGTGATCCTGGGTGTGCAGGACCGCCTGGCGCGTGATGTGCCGCTGTCCTACGCGATGCTGGGCGCACTTCAGCGGGCTGGGCTGCGAGTCCACAGCGCCCTTGAGGGGCCGCTCGACCTGGAGGACGACGGCCATGCGCTGAATTTCGGCATCCGTGCCGTGATCGCTGACCAGGAGCGCCGCCGCATCACGGCGCGGATGTACGGCGGCAAGCTGGCAAAGGTGCGTGACAGGGGCCAGCCGGTCGCGCCCATCCGGGCCTACGGCTGGAAGGACGGCGCGCCGGACCCCGAGACAGGGGCGCGCGTGGCCTGGATCTTCGAGCAGGTGGAACGGCGCGGGCTGAACCAGGTGCTCGACGAGCTGGAGCGCCTGGGCGTCCCCTCCCCCACGGGGCGGCCACGCTGGGGCAAGACAGCGCTGCTGAACCTGATCCGCAATCCGCTCTACCGGGGCGAGTACGGCTACGGGCGCAAGGGGGAGCGCCTGACGCTGGCGGTGCCTGCGCTGGTGACCCCGGAGCAGTGGGCGCGCACGAACGCCGCTGTTGCGCGCCGCTTCAAGGGGTCGGGGCGGGCTGGGACACTGGCGCACATCTACCACCTTCAGGGGGTGGCGCGGTGCGGGGAGTGCGGCAGCACCATGAGTGCCCACAGCCCCACGCCCAGAGACGGGGCAGTACGGCACCGCTACTACCATTGCCGGGGCACGCTGAAGATCGCCGGGAGGCGCTGCGAGCACCGGCGGTCCTATCCCATCGATGTGCTGCACCAAGTCGTTGCTGAAGGGCTAGCCGTGCTGCTGAGCGAGCCCAAGTTGCTTGCCGAAGCTGTGGCCCGCGGCGTACACGAGCGGCCCGGATCGGGGCCAGGAAGAGTGGCCACGGAGCTCGCTCGTCTCGATGCGGAGTGGGAGCGCTGGAAGGGTGCACTGCGCGCCGGAGCGATCACGCCGGAGGAGCTGGCCGCCGAGCGCCGCCGAATTGATGCCGCTCGCGCTGCCCTCAGCACGGTCGAGGCACCGACGCCGCTTGACGTGGAGACATGGGTAGCTCGGACAACTCGGGCAGTGGCTGACCTGCCCCTCGGTGAGGCCTTGAGAGTCGCCGGAATTGGGGTGCGCGTCCATGCAGGCGGCGCGGTAGAATTCGTAGTCACGCCCTGA